A genomic region of Leptolyngbya sp. NIES-2104 contains the following coding sequences:
- the nusB gene encoding transcription antitermination factor NusB, with the protein MQARRISRELALLSISQLPSDLEKVNQQKLQDLVLASIRTLTTEARDTLETAAAELQRGDAQLLKSQTRAANLEAARSMVQEAVNLAQSAINRLGGAIDLPEFIQLANQAEVRAYAMEIITRLQVERATVDQLLNGILVDWNVDRLAAIDRDILRIATTEMMFLGVPTSVAINEAVELAKRYSNEDGYKFINGILRRVTEAIHVKS; encoded by the coding sequence ATGCAAGCCCGTAGAATCTCTCGCGAACTCGCACTGCTGAGCATCAGTCAACTCCCTTCAGACCTCGAAAAAGTCAACCAGCAAAAACTCCAAGATCTCGTTCTCGCTTCGATTCGCACCCTTACCACCGAAGCCCGCGACACGCTCGAAACCGCTGCGGCTGAACTGCAACGCGGTGATGCTCAACTGTTAAAGAGTCAAACTCGCGCCGCCAATCTTGAAGCCGCTCGATCGATGGTGCAAGAAGCCGTCAACCTCGCTCAATCCGCGATCAATCGACTCGGAGGCGCGATCGACCTTCCCGAATTCATTCAACTCGCAAACCAAGCTGAAGTTCGTGCCTACGCGATGGAAATTATTACGCGGCTTCAGGTCGAACGGGCAACGGTCGATCAGTTGCTGAATGGAATTCTGGTCGATTGGAACGTCGATCGATTAGCCGCAATCGATCGCGACATTCTCCGTATCGCTACGACTGAAATGATGTTTCTTGGCGTTCCCACAAGTGTTGCCATTAACGAAGCTGTAGAACTCGCGAAACGGTACAGCAACGAAGACGGCTACAAGTTTATTAATGGAATCTTGCGCCGTGTCACCGAAGCGATTCATG
- a CDS encoding type II toxin-antitoxin system HicB family antitoxin: MNLTTQQFTAIIEREGDGYVSLCPELDIASQGNTIEEANQNLAEAIELFFEVADPSEVQRRYANLSSC; encoded by the coding sequence ATGAACCTTACAACACAGCAATTCACTGCCATTATTGAACGTGAGGGCGATGGGTATGTCTCACTCTGTCCCGAACTAGATATCGCTAGTCAAGGGAATACGATCGAAGAAGCCAACCAGAATCTTGCAGAAGCGATCGAACTTTTTTTTGAGGTTGCTGACCCATCAGAAGTTCAGCGACGGTACGCCAATCTTTCATCGTGTTGA
- a CDS encoding translation initiation factor has translation MAKKPPKPIDQDRVVYSEFGNPEVFERAVPDLPPNQQNLRIQVSRKGRGGKTVSIVSGFQGKPETLSDLAKKLKAQCGTGGAVKEDAIEIQGDHAQKLLQILTGLGYKAKISGG, from the coding sequence ATGGCAAAAAAACCGCCGAAGCCGATCGATCAAGATCGCGTCGTCTATTCCGAGTTTGGCAATCCCGAAGTGTTTGAAAGAGCTGTTCCCGACCTGCCACCAAATCAGCAGAATTTGAGAATTCAAGTCTCTCGCAAAGGGCGCGGTGGCAAAACGGTTTCGATCGTTTCTGGATTTCAGGGTAAGCCTGAGACCCTGAGCGATTTGGCGAAGAAACTAAAGGCGCAGTGTGGAACCGGGGGCGCGGTGAAAGAAGACGCGATCGAGATCCAAGGCGATCACGCTCAAAAACTGCTGCAAATTCTCACAGGATTGGGCTACAAAGCAAAAATCAGCGGCGGTTGA
- a CDS encoding glutamate-5-semialdehyde dehydrogenase produces MTTDIGAFDPISALRSAQMTSLTLAATSGVDRSRVVQAMAQALCRRQNEILEANTLDLEISREMAISELLLEWLKLTPERLQNVVQILNRLSELPDPIGRVMPANFQTDRAQTYSQLMPLGVIALIYEGFPELSAIAAGLCIKSANCLILKGGNEATHSNIAIAETLQQALEDEGFPIESVQLLPAEATPIRDLIIQDRYLNLVIPYGRPSLVQQVVRQATAPVLRSAMGNCYLYWSPSGNLDMARSMIVDSHETEPDPVNAIEKVLIHRQQNPASLVMLWDSLREKGFQIRGDIALAAEFPGVRVVEDSEWSQAYLDRIVSFRVVDGLTSAIEWINHYSSGHADCLVSESYQEARQFAIGVNSASTYINASPRFYRNPKRGDAIFLGMSNQKGHRRGLIGLETLTTVKHIVQGNG; encoded by the coding sequence ATGACGACGGACATAGGGGCATTCGACCCGATTTCAGCCCTGCGATCGGCTCAGATGACTTCGCTGACGTTGGCGGCAACGAGTGGAGTCGATCGGAGTCGTGTGGTTCAGGCGATGGCACAGGCGTTGTGTCGTCGGCAAAATGAGATTCTAGAAGCGAATACGCTCGATCTCGAAATCAGTCGGGAGATGGCAATTTCCGAGTTGCTGCTGGAATGGCTGAAGTTGACCCCGGAACGGCTTCAGAATGTGGTTCAGATTCTCAATCGGTTGAGCGAGTTACCCGATCCGATCGGGCGCGTGATGCCTGCGAATTTTCAAACCGATCGCGCTCAGACGTATTCTCAGTTGATGCCGCTGGGTGTGATTGCGCTGATTTACGAAGGATTTCCAGAGTTGAGCGCGATCGCGGCTGGATTGTGTATCAAGTCAGCAAACTGTCTGATTCTCAAAGGTGGGAATGAGGCGACTCACTCGAATATCGCGATCGCGGAAACATTACAGCAAGCGCTCGAAGATGAAGGGTTTCCGATCGAAAGCGTTCAACTGCTTCCCGCAGAAGCGACACCGATTCGAGATTTGATTATTCAAGATCGGTATTTGAATTTAGTGATTCCTTACGGGCGACCGAGTTTAGTTCAGCAAGTGGTGAGACAGGCGACGGCTCCCGTTCTACGATCGGCGATGGGAAATTGTTATCTTTATTGGTCGCCATCGGGAAATTTGGACATGGCGCGGTCGATGATTGTGGATAGTCATGAAACCGAACCCGATCCGGTCAACGCGATCGAGAAAGTTCTGATTCATCGACAGCAGAATCCTGCTTCACTGGTCATGCTCTGGGATAGTTTGCGAGAAAAAGGATTCCAGATTCGAGGGGATATTGCTTTAGCTGCTGAATTTCCGGGCGTTCGTGTGGTTGAGGATTCGGAATGGAGTCAGGCTTATCTCGATCGTATTGTCAGTTTCCGCGTGGTGGATGGTTTAACTAGCGCGATCGAGTGGATCAATCATTACAGTAGCGGTCATGCGGATTGTTTGGTGAGTGAGTCTTATCAGGAAGCTCGACAATTCGCGATCGGAGTCAATAGTGCTTCAACTTATATCAATGCGTCGCCTCGGTTTTATCGCAATCCAAAGCGGGGAGATGCAATTTTTCTAGGGATGTCCAATCAGAAAGGGCATCGACGCGGATTGATTGGATTAGAGACATTAACCACCGTGAAACACATTGTTCAAGGAAACGGTTAA
- a CDS encoding sensor histidine kinase → MQDFSQLLKDNIDRIKTDWADAVANDRQIRSADTLPRTAIEDHIDDVLIAMALCLSQTEADDNKAIVEGSISHGVLRANQGFDPSEIALEYHLLRKTIFDCIRAELLGGTPEEIFRALTVIDSVIDLAVSQCFKSYVAERLNELEQVRNQLGVTVSELKRLARTSEDNLSILAHELKTPLTSIIGYADLFLRQSRREERDSVSSLEHIEKVLRGGRRLLHLINDALELSRYEAGKMHIIPEAIDLPALIQVVIDEMQPLVNDRNLQLITDLEQAPQEVITDPFRLQQVITNLVSNAVRYTESGSVTIACRSLANDRWLISVTDTGIGIDPQDQLRLFAPFERVGTMKSPDSTGLGLAIVARLVELLQGNIYLASQPKEGSTFTAIFPREFQEG, encoded by the coding sequence ATGCAGGATTTTAGTCAACTGCTGAAGGATAATATCGATCGCATTAAAACCGATTGGGCGGATGCGGTGGCAAACGATCGACAAATTCGCAGTGCAGATACACTACCCAGAACCGCGATCGAAGACCATATTGATGATGTGTTGATCGCGATGGCGCTCTGTCTGTCGCAAACTGAAGCAGATGACAATAAAGCGATCGTCGAAGGTAGTATTTCTCACGGTGTTTTACGAGCGAATCAAGGTTTTGATCCAAGCGAAATCGCTCTAGAGTATCATTTGCTGCGTAAAACGATCTTTGATTGCATTCGTGCTGAATTACTAGGCGGTACTCCTGAAGAAATATTTCGTGCGCTCACTGTGATCGATTCTGTGATCGATTTAGCGGTATCCCAATGTTTCAAAAGCTATGTGGCTGAACGATTAAACGAATTAGAACAAGTCCGAAATCAGTTAGGGGTTACCGTCTCAGAATTGAAACGGTTGGCGCGTACCAGTGAAGATAACCTTTCGATTCTCGCGCATGAACTCAAAACACCGCTCACTTCAATTATTGGATACGCGGATTTATTCTTGAGACAGTCTCGACGAGAAGAGCGTGATTCTGTTTCTAGTTTGGAACATATTGAAAAGGTGTTGCGCGGCGGGCGGCGATTGTTGCATTTGATCAATGATGCACTGGAACTATCGCGCTACGAAGCCGGAAAGATGCACATCATTCCAGAGGCGATCGACCTTCCAGCACTGATCCAAGTTGTGATTGATGAGATGCAGCCGTTAGTCAACGATCGCAATTTGCAACTGATCACCGACCTCGAACAAGCACCCCAAGAAGTGATTACTGATCCATTTCGCCTACAGCAAGTGATTACGAATTTAGTCAGTAATGCAGTTCGCTACACAGAATCGGGCAGTGTAACGATCGCTTGTCGCAGCCTGGCTAACGATCGTTGGTTAATCTCAGTAACTGATACTGGAATCGGCATTGATCCTCAAGATCAGCTCCGTCTATTTGCGCCGTTTGAGCGCGTTGGAACGATGAAATCGCCGGATAGTACGGGACTGGGACTCGCGATCGTGGCTCGATTAGTCGAACTCTTACAAGGTAATATCTATCTCGCATCCCAACCGAAAGAAGGCTCAACCTTCACAGCGATTTTTCCACGAGAATTTCAGGAAGGCTAA